GGGTCGGGGCCGTTTTCCCAGCTGAGGGCATTGAATCGTTGGTTGTTGGCGGGATTGTGGCCTTCGTATCCGATCATGCCGTGGGCGCCGGGGGGTAGTCCGGTGCCCAGGCTGGTGAGGCTGGTTGCGGTGGTGGAGGGGAATCCGGCGTGGAGGCGTCGGCCGTTGTTGAGCAGGGAGCGTAGAAAGGGGGCGTGGCCGCTGCGGCGGCGGAGGAGTTCATCGCCGAGTCCGTCGACGAGGACGACGACTGCGCTGCGTGCTTGGGGTAGGTCGGTGTCCCATTCGCTGAAGCCTGGGACGTTGAGGGAGTGCGCGACTGACGGTAAGACGCCGAGCAGTCCGTGTGTGTCGTAGGTAGGTTTTTCGTGCTGTCCCCCGGTGTTGGTCATTATTCTCCTGCTCCAGCGGTAGCGCTTTGGAGTGCGTGGGCGAATGCGATTGCTTGGGTAACTGCGTTTTCTCCATCGGCCATAGCGCTGACGCGGACGCTAATGTCGTCGGCGGTGATGGTGCCTTCGTAGCCGTGGTCGGCTTCGCAGTTGGGTTCACCGCAGGAGGCGGGGATGAGGTCGATTCGGGAGACTGATCCCCAGCCGATGGTGACGGTGAGTTCTTGGCCGTGGCTTTCGGGGGTGTAGGAGGCGGGGTCGCTGACGACGTGGGTGAGCATGACTGCGCGGATGCGGCTTAATGGCACAGATTCGCTGGTGGCGGTGGCGGTGGCGTGGGCGGTGCCGGCTTGGGAGTCGT
This region of Dermatophilus congolensis genomic DNA includes:
- a CDS encoding DUF5998 family protein, translating into MSFPRRSAHGSSLPADLVRDVERAGYYPALVHEVVQTALAGESVVSHLVHQETTFDHDSIRRHITVLVITPTRLVVMHADDDSQAGTAHATATATSESVPLSRIRAVMLTHVVSDPASYTPESHGQELTVTIGWGSVSRIDLIPASCGEPNCEADHGYEGTITADDISVRVSAMADGENAVTQAIAFAHALQSATAGAGE